One segment of uncultured Tolumonas sp. DNA contains the following:
- a CDS encoding response regulator, giving the protein MNQTLPHILVVDDHAEIRDLLKRFLEQHGFKVTCARDGKEMKRLLENGHFTLLVLDLMLPGEDGLTLCRDLRARSSLPVVMLTAMGEEMDRIIGLEMGADDYLAKPFNPRELLARIKAVLRRANLMPEAQEELPERLHFDHWQLDLARRELVDEFGVAISLSTAEFDLLKVFLERPKRVLSRDQLLDMARGREAQAFDRAIDTLVSRLRRKLEIDPKKPELIKTVWGGGYMFSAEVRHEH; this is encoded by the coding sequence ATTCGTGATTTGCTGAAACGTTTTCTGGAGCAACATGGCTTCAAAGTCACCTGTGCCCGTGATGGCAAGGAGATGAAACGCTTGCTGGAAAATGGCCATTTCACCTTGCTGGTGCTGGATCTGATGTTGCCTGGGGAAGATGGGCTGACCTTGTGTCGCGATCTGCGGGCTCGCTCGTCGTTACCGGTGGTGATGCTGACCGCGATGGGCGAAGAGATGGATCGCATCATCGGATTAGAGATGGGTGCCGATGATTATCTGGCGAAACCCTTTAACCCGCGTGAATTGCTGGCACGAATTAAAGCGGTATTACGCCGCGCCAATCTGATGCCAGAAGCACAAGAGGAGCTACCCGAGCGTTTGCATTTTGATCATTGGCAATTGGATCTAGCACGGCGCGAGTTGGTGGATGAATTCGGTGTCGCGATCAGCCTTTCTACTGCGGAATTTGATCTGCTAAAAGTGTTTCTGGAGCGGCCAAAGCGGGTGCTTAGCCGCGATCAACTGCTGGATATGGCGCGTGGGCGCGAAGCACAGGCGTTTGACCGCGCGATCGACACGCTGGTCAGTCGCTTACGGCGTAAACTTGAAATTGACCCGAAAAAACCGGAATTGATCAAAACCGTTTGGGGTGGTGGTTATATGTTTAGTGCTGAGGTTCGGCATGAGCACTGA
- a CDS encoding bifunctional 4-hydroxy-2-oxoglutarate aldolase/2-dehydro-3-deoxy-phosphogluconate aldolase: MPTLVERLQALKVIPVIAINNADDAVNLGRVLVENGMPSAEITFRTPAAAEAIRRLRAAFPDMLIGAGTVLTTAQVDEAIAAGVDFIVSPGFNPTTVRYCQQRGVAIVPGVNNPSLVEQAMEMGLRMLKFFPAEPSGGVNMLKAMSAVYPVQFMPTGGVTPDNVKTYLGLKTVVACGGTWMVPADLIDNQQWDKIGQLAKEAMAAL; the protein is encoded by the coding sequence ATGCCTACTTTAGTTGAACGTCTGCAAGCCCTGAAAGTGATCCCGGTGATTGCCATTAATAACGCCGATGATGCGGTAAATTTGGGCCGCGTATTGGTTGAAAATGGCATGCCGAGCGCGGAAATCACCTTCCGTACGCCTGCAGCGGCAGAGGCCATTCGCCGTCTGCGCGCCGCGTTCCCCGACATGTTGATCGGTGCGGGCACGGTGCTGACCACCGCACAAGTCGATGAAGCCATTGCTGCAGGTGTCGATTTCATCGTCAGCCCCGGTTTCAACCCCACCACCGTGCGTTATTGCCAGCAGCGCGGAGTGGCCATTGTGCCGGGCGTCAACAACCCGAGTCTGGTGGAACAAGCCATGGAGATGGGCCTGCGCATGCTGAAATTCTTCCCAGCCGAACCGTCTGGCGGTGTGAACATGCTGAAAGCCATGTCGGCCGTGTATCCGGTGCAATTTATGCCGACAGGCGGCGTAACCCCCGACAACGTCAAAACTTATTTGGGTTTGAAAACCGTCGTCGCTTGTGGCGGTACGTGGATGGTGCCGGCCGATCTGATTGATAACCAGCAATGGGACAAGATCGGCCAACTGGCGAAAGAAGCCATGGCGGCACTGTAA
- the tatB gene encoding Sec-independent protein translocase protein TatB: protein MFDIGFSELVLCAVVALVVFGPEKLPALLRDISAFRRQVSQLWGNARQSLQKELDAVAAADKPQDRQP from the coding sequence GTGTTTGATATTGGCTTTAGCGAACTGGTGTTGTGCGCAGTCGTAGCTCTGGTGGTGTTTGGGCCAGAAAAATTGCCCGCGTTATTGCGCGATATCAGCGCATTTCGGCGGCAGGTGAGTCAGCTTTGGGGCAATGCGCGGCAATCATTACAAAAAGAGCTGGATGCGGTTGCGGCAGCGGATAAACCACAAGATCGACAGCCATGA
- a CDS encoding exoribonuclease II: MFQDNPLLAQLKQQLRDNLPKKEGVVRASDRGFGFLETDHRGESYFIAPQQMKRVMHGDRIIAVIRAENGKEQAEPESLVTPFLTRFVARIKVIKDRLFVVPDHPVMKDAIKARPMKGLDESQFKEGDWVIANLKRHGMNEASGHFAEITEYVTHNNDPEAPWWVVLRRHDLPRCAPEIEQEWQLRDEGLTREDLTALPFVTIDGESTRDMDDALYIEKTADGWKLLVAIADPTAYIEPGSALDLEASKRAFTVYLPGRNIPMIPRHLSDELCSLHEGEDRPALCCEMLITADGELLPEPRFFAANIRSQGRLIYDQLSDWLENGSAEGFVPAPAIVEQIEQLQAATTARQNWRKEHAILFKDRPDYDFELNEAGEVVAIHASFRRSANKIVEEAMIAANQCAGDFLARNPGYGIFNVHAGLDVEKFKGVQELLQQHEAPLTDETLLTLPGFCQLRHWLDAQPTSYLDNRIRRFQTYSLMSAEPGPHFGLGLSHYATWTSPIRKYGDMINHRILKAIISNQDVPVRADAALTDALSLSRRSNRMAERDIGDWLYARFLLPAVASGQVFDAEIMDVMRSGIKVRLLENGAVCFVPGSLILKDRKRFTCSHDDGRAMLDGEVYYELGQTIQVKLQDAIEATRTLIAIPTELPPAAPVVTKEALAESEHELMDELLTEPADAAPEEDEA; the protein is encoded by the coding sequence ATGTTTCAAGATAACCCGTTACTGGCGCAGCTCAAGCAGCAGCTTCGCGACAATCTGCCGAAAAAAGAGGGGGTCGTTCGTGCCTCCGATCGTGGTTTCGGCTTTCTGGAAACCGATCATCGGGGCGAAAGCTACTTCATTGCACCACAGCAGATGAAGCGAGTGATGCACGGTGACCGGATTATCGCGGTGATCCGCGCGGAAAATGGCAAAGAACAAGCCGAGCCGGAATCACTGGTGACCCCATTCCTGACCCGTTTTGTGGCGCGCATCAAGGTGATCAAAGATCGCCTGTTCGTCGTGCCTGACCATCCGGTGATGAAAGACGCGATCAAAGCGCGCCCAATGAAAGGACTGGACGAAAGCCAGTTCAAAGAAGGCGACTGGGTCATTGCGAACCTGAAACGCCACGGTATGAATGAGGCCAGCGGCCATTTCGCCGAAATTACCGAATATGTCACGCACAACAATGATCCAGAAGCGCCATGGTGGGTAGTATTACGCCGCCACGACTTGCCGCGTTGTGCGCCAGAAATTGAACAGGAATGGCAACTGCGTGACGAAGGTCTGACCCGTGAAGACCTGACGGCGCTGCCATTTGTCACTATCGACGGTGAATCAACCCGCGATATGGACGATGCGCTCTATATCGAAAAAACGGCTGACGGCTGGAAATTGCTGGTGGCCATTGCCGACCCGACGGCCTATATCGAGCCAGGCAGTGCACTGGATCTGGAAGCGTCTAAACGGGCGTTTACCGTCTATCTGCCGGGCCGCAATATTCCGATGATCCCGCGTCACTTGAGTGACGAGCTGTGTTCACTGCATGAAGGTGAAGATCGTCCGGCACTGTGCTGTGAAATGCTGATCACTGCTGATGGTGAGTTGTTACCAGAGCCACGCTTCTTTGCCGCCAATATTCGTTCACAAGGCCGTCTGATTTACGATCAACTGTCGGATTGGCTGGAAAATGGCAGTGCGGAAGGTTTTGTGCCGGCCCCGGCGATTGTCGAGCAGATCGAACAGTTGCAGGCAGCGACGACGGCCCGTCAGAACTGGCGCAAAGAACATGCGATCCTGTTTAAAGACCGCCCGGACTACGATTTTGAGTTGAACGAAGCTGGTGAAGTGGTCGCTATCCATGCGTCATTCCGTCGCAGCGCCAACAAGATCGTGGAAGAGGCGATGATTGCCGCCAACCAGTGTGCCGGTGATTTCCTGGCCCGTAATCCGGGTTATGGTATTTTCAACGTCCACGCCGGTCTGGATGTCGAAAAATTCAAAGGTGTGCAGGAATTACTGCAACAACACGAAGCGCCGCTGACCGACGAAACCTTGCTGACCCTGCCAGGTTTCTGCCAATTACGTCATTGGTTAGATGCGCAACCGACCAGTTATCTGGATAACCGCATTCGTCGTTTCCAGACCTACTCGCTGATGTCAGCAGAACCAGGCCCGCATTTCGGATTAGGTTTGAGTCATTACGCGACCTGGACCTCCCCAATCCGTAAATACGGCGATATGATCAACCACCGTATTCTGAAAGCTATCATCAGTAATCAGGACGTGCCGGTGCGAGCCGATGCGGCACTGACCGATGCGCTGAGCTTGTCACGCCGTAGCAACCGCATGGCGGAACGTGACATCGGTGACTGGTTATATGCCCGCTTCCTGTTGCCAGCGGTGGCTTCTGGGCAGGTGTTTGATGCCGAGATCATGGATGTGATGCGTAGCGGTATTAAAGTCCGTCTGCTGGAAAATGGCGCCGTCTGTTTTGTGCCGGGCAGCCTGATCCTGAAAGACCGTAAGCGTTTCACCTGCAGTCATGACGACGGTCGTGCCATGCTGGATGGTGAAGTGTATTACGAATTGGGCCAGACCATTCAGGTCAAACTGCAGGATGCGATTGAAGCAACTCGCACCCTGATTGCCATTCCAACTGAATTGCCACCGGCTGCGCCAGTGGTAACGAAAGAAGCGCTGGCGGAATCCGAACACGAGCTGATGGATGAGCTGCTGACTGAACCGGCAGATGCTGCGCCGGAAGAAGACGAAGCTTAA
- the tatC gene encoding twin-arginine translocase subunit TatC: MSLLTHLLELRRRLLHCLLVLLVLFLPLSYFANDIYYLLARPLLAVLPHGTSMIATAVSAPFLVPLKLTLLVVLLLALPYLLWQVWGFLAPALYRHERRLLIPLLFGSNLLVYIGFAFAYWVVLPLIFRFMVGTLPAGVSMATDISSYLDFVLTMFFSFGAAFQLPLVVAILCRTGITSVPTLKEKRPHFIVLAFIVGMLLSPPDVLSQTLLAVPLCLLFEAGLLLARWWKPATPLISAEQQS; the protein is encoded by the coding sequence ATGAGTTTACTGACTCATCTGTTGGAATTGCGCCGCCGTTTGCTGCATTGCCTGTTGGTGTTGCTGGTGCTGTTCCTGCCCTTAAGTTATTTTGCCAACGACATCTATTATCTGCTGGCCCGCCCGTTACTGGCGGTATTACCGCACGGCACCAGTATGATCGCGACTGCGGTGTCCGCCCCGTTTCTGGTGCCACTGAAACTGACCTTGTTGGTAGTCTTGCTGCTGGCATTGCCCTATCTGTTGTGGCAAGTGTGGGGTTTTCTGGCGCCAGCACTCTATCGCCATGAGCGACGATTATTAATACCGCTGCTCTTTGGCAGCAATCTGCTGGTATATATCGGGTTTGCATTTGCTTATTGGGTGGTGTTACCGCTGATTTTCCGTTTCATGGTCGGCACCTTACCCGCTGGTGTCAGTATGGCGACCGATATCAGCAGTTATCTCGATTTTGTGCTGACGATGTTTTTCTCGTTTGGGGCGGCTTTTCAATTACCGCTGGTGGTGGCGATCTTGTGTCGCACCGGTATTACCTCCGTGCCAACGCTAAAAGAAAAACGCCCGCATTTTATCGTGCTGGCGTTTATCGTCGGTATGTTGTTATCACCACCCGATGTGTTGTCGCAAACCCTGCTGGCGGTGCCGTTATGTTTGTTGTTTGAAGCCGGCTTGCTGCTGGCGCGTTGGTGGAAACCAGCAACCCCCCTCATCTCGGCTGAACAGCAGTCTTAA
- a CDS encoding LysE family translocator, which translates to MFTLAHLIPTAFPALVLAHFVALLSPGPDFFLLTGHAIRHRLAGSAFICLGIATGNAVYILLAISGWHGLTQQPWLFTTVEITGALYLCWLGYQLMRSPLRQLQLQQQTQALTSGRQFVIGLSSALLNPKNALFYMSLLAVILGNNVTLWQQGFCGVWMFFAVLGWDLLLAMLIGHHRLQRVLNHQLYLIERGAGVILTGFGLALLFHKLNFIS; encoded by the coding sequence ATGTTTACACTGGCCCATTTGATCCCAACCGCCTTCCCCGCGTTGGTGTTAGCCCATTTTGTCGCCTTGTTAAGCCCCGGCCCGGATTTCTTTCTGCTGACCGGACATGCCATCCGGCACCGGTTAGCTGGCAGTGCCTTTATCTGTCTGGGGATCGCCACCGGCAATGCGGTTTATATTCTGCTGGCGATTAGCGGCTGGCATGGCCTGACACAACAACCCTGGTTATTTACGACGGTGGAAATAACCGGTGCACTGTATCTGTGTTGGCTAGGCTATCAACTCATGCGCAGCCCGCTACGCCAACTGCAATTACAACAACAAACCCAAGCCTTAACGTCTGGCAGACAGTTTGTGATTGGTCTGTCTTCCGCCTTACTGAATCCGAAAAATGCGCTGTTTTATATGAGCTTACTGGCGGTAATTTTGGGTAATAACGTCACCTTGTGGCAACAAGGCTTTTGCGGCGTGTGGATGTTTTTTGCGGTATTAGGTTGGGATCTGCTGCTAGCCATGCTGATCGGTCATCACCGGCTGCAACGGGTGCTGAATCATCAGCTCTATCTGATAGAACGCGGGGCTGGCGTGATCTTAACTGGCTTTGGGCTGGCATTATTATTTCATAAGCTAAATTTCATAAGCTGA
- a CDS encoding AraC family transcriptional regulator produces the protein MSQPRHIEQAFWLHPQLPHIELRSTQHSDRAYKLHSHPSLSIGAIVSGNTRVTYQNKEYTLQPGQLIFIGPDELHSCNPVVGQSRSYHMLYLEKAWCLQQLSQLYAQPIQQLHYQPVIVSDPLLFARYLSFIAMLQQPEQPCSIAEATSFLLTLLDHGHHTAPEPVAENEAVRYLRQRLLQDLSSKPSLQELADELHLSKETLIRLFKKVVGISPMAFADNARITLAKALLRDGMPITDVAQATGFSDQSHFHKAFTAYTTATPGQYQQARSIFDNIR, from the coding sequence ATGTCACAACCGCGTCATATCGAACAAGCCTTTTGGCTGCACCCGCAGCTGCCACATATAGAACTGCGTAGCACGCAACACAGCGATCGTGCCTATAAGTTGCACAGCCATCCGAGCTTGTCGATCGGCGCCATTGTCAGTGGCAATACGCGGGTCACTTATCAAAATAAAGAATATACTCTCCAGCCCGGTCAACTGATTTTTATCGGCCCGGATGAACTGCACAGCTGTAACCCCGTCGTCGGGCAAAGCCGCAGTTACCACATGCTGTATCTCGAAAAAGCCTGGTGTCTGCAACAACTCTCGCAACTTTACGCTCAACCGATCCAGCAACTACATTACCAGCCGGTTATTGTTTCTGATCCGTTGCTGTTTGCCCGTTATTTATCTTTTATCGCCATGCTGCAACAGCCTGAGCAGCCATGTTCGATCGCGGAAGCCACCTCATTCCTGCTTACCTTGTTAGATCATGGTCATCACACCGCACCAGAGCCGGTAGCTGAAAACGAGGCTGTGCGTTACCTGCGGCAGCGGCTGTTACAAGATCTCAGCAGCAAACCGTCATTGCAGGAACTGGCGGACGAATTGCATTTAAGTAAAGAGACACTGATCCGCTTGTTCAAAAAGGTAGTCGGCATTTCCCCGATGGCCTTTGCCGATAATGCCCGCATTACGCTGGCCAAAGCCTTGTTGCGTGACGGCATGCCCATCACCGATGTCGCGCAAGCCACCGGATTTAGCGATCAGAGCCATTTTCACAAAGCCTTCACGGCCTACACCACTGCCACGCCCGGCCAATATCAGCAAGCCCGATCAATTTTTGACAATATTCGTTGA
- the kdgR gene encoding DNA-binding transcriptional regulator KdgR gives MNDFSKQQDSVSSVLKVFGILQALGDEHEIGVTELSQRVMMSKSTVYRFLQTMKSLGYVQQEGENDKYSLTLKLFDLGAKALQHVDLIKIADQQMRLLSKATQETIHLGAMEEESIVYLHKIDSLYNLRMYSRIGRRNPLYCTAIGKVLLAWLDEQAIRDILAPVAFEQKTTHTLSDIDALLAELATVRETGFSEDREEQEVGVRCVAVPVYDRFGYVMAGLSISFPTIRFDEQQLAHYVTMLHQAAANISQQLGLARYPYPAI, from the coding sequence GTGAACGATTTTTCAAAACAGCAGGATTCCGTATCGTCGGTGCTGAAGGTCTTCGGTATTTTGCAGGCCTTGGGTGATGAACATGAGATCGGGGTAACTGAGCTTTCGCAACGCGTCATGATGTCAAAAAGTACCGTCTATCGGTTCTTACAAACCATGAAGTCGTTGGGTTATGTGCAGCAGGAAGGGGAGAACGATAAATATTCGCTGACCCTCAAGTTATTCGATCTGGGTGCCAAAGCCTTACAGCACGTCGATTTGATAAAAATTGCCGATCAGCAGATGCGTTTATTATCAAAAGCGACGCAAGAGACCATTCATCTGGGGGCGATGGAAGAAGAGAGCATTGTTTATCTGCATAAAATTGATTCGCTTTATAACTTGCGTATGTATTCCCGCATTGGTCGCCGCAACCCACTGTATTGCACGGCGATTGGTAAGGTATTGCTAGCCTGGCTGGATGAGCAAGCGATCCGGGACATTCTGGCACCGGTGGCCTTTGAACAAAAAACGACACACACCTTATCGGATATTGATGCGTTGTTAGCGGAACTGGCAACGGTGCGCGAGACCGGTTTTAGCGAAGATCGTGAAGAGCAGGAAGTGGGGGTGCGTTGTGTGGCGGTGCCGGTTTATGATCGATTCGGTTATGTCATGGCTGGTTTAAGTATTTCATTTCCAACGATTCGTTTTGATGAACAGCAATTGGCGCACTACGTGACCATGTTACATCAGGCGGCCGCGAACATATCGCAGCAGTTGGGTTTAGCCCGTTACCCGTATCCGGCAATCTAG
- a CDS encoding sugar kinase: MDTLNIAIIGECMVELQRQDNDIRQGFGGDTLNTAVYLARQLPRRQGKVHYVSALGTDNFSQTMLDNWQQEGLNTTLVQRLANKMPGLYFIDTDSHGERSFSYWRSDAAAKYWLETEQTEAVLAQLAQMDVIYLSGISLAILSPTSRARLFAFLTTFRAQGGRVVFDNNYRPRLWQSREETQQSYQQMLTLTDISFLTLDDEDALWGNRPLEEVIERTLTWGVDEIVIKRGSLPCVIVSKSGVREEVPAQKIAAQDVVDTTAAGDSFSAGYLARRLQHGSVTESAIQGHRLAGTVIQHRGAIIPADVMPSSSL, from the coding sequence ATGGACACTCTGAACATCGCCATCATTGGTGAATGCATGGTGGAACTACAACGTCAGGATAACGACATCCGACAAGGGTTTGGTGGTGACACGTTGAATACTGCGGTTTACCTTGCCCGCCAGCTGCCGCGGCGCCAGGGTAAAGTGCACTATGTCAGCGCATTAGGTACTGATAATTTCAGTCAGACCATGCTCGATAACTGGCAACAAGAAGGTCTCAACACGACATTGGTTCAGCGTCTGGCGAACAAAATGCCAGGGTTGTATTTCATCGACACCGATAGCCATGGCGAACGCAGTTTCTCTTACTGGCGCAGCGATGCGGCGGCCAAATATTGGCTGGAAACCGAACAGACTGAAGCCGTGTTAGCGCAACTCGCGCAGATGGATGTGATTTATCTCAGCGGGATCAGTCTGGCGATTTTGAGCCCAACCAGCCGTGCTCGTTTATTTGCTTTCCTCACCACATTTCGCGCCCAAGGTGGCCGCGTGGTGTTTGATAACAACTACCGCCCGCGCTTATGGCAAAGCCGTGAAGAAACACAGCAAAGTTATCAGCAAATGCTGACACTCACCGACATCTCGTTTCTGACGCTGGATGATGAAGATGCGCTGTGGGGCAATCGCCCGCTGGAAGAGGTGATCGAACGCACTTTAACGTGGGGGGTGGATGAAATCGTGATCAAACGCGGCTCATTACCTTGTGTGATCGTCAGTAAATCGGGTGTTCGGGAAGAAGTACCGGCCCAGAAAATTGCCGCCCAAGACGTGGTCGACACCACGGCAGCAGGTGATTCATTCAGCGCCGGTTATCTGGCCCGCCGTCTGCAACATGGCAGTGTGACTGAATCTGCCATCCAAGGGCATCGCCTGGCCGGGACCGTGATCCAACATCGCGGCGCCATTATTCCTGCTGACGTGATGCCGTCATCATCCCTTTAA
- a CDS encoding Gfo/Idh/MocA family oxidoreductase: MRKLRVGIVGLGGIAQKVYLPILSQAKHWELVGTYTPNQQKNCLLCQQYRLVAFFSLDELAANCDVVFIHSSTNTHYEIAEHMLRKGLHVYIDKPLADTLDQAEALVALAEKQQRTLMVGFNRRFAPFYQTIKEQMPAAAAVRFEKHRIHGISNPVRFTMFDDYLHLLDTVLWLCDGDLSLLASQVSATVQDELIFAGHVFRHDNKLITTAMHRDAGTQAELLEVITHGAVMRVRDLNRLEEERDGKICVSTAGSWQTILELRGFTPMVEHFLDCVANQTAPKVSGEQALIAQRWMEKLLAQ; this comes from the coding sequence ATGCGTAAATTACGGGTAGGCATAGTGGGTCTGGGTGGTATCGCGCAGAAAGTCTATCTGCCGATCTTATCGCAGGCCAAACACTGGGAATTGGTCGGTACTTATACTCCCAATCAGCAAAAAAACTGCCTGCTCTGCCAACAATATCGTCTCGTCGCTTTTTTCTCACTCGATGAACTGGCGGCCAACTGCGACGTCGTGTTTATTCACAGCTCAACCAATACCCATTACGAAATCGCCGAGCATATGCTGCGTAAAGGACTGCACGTTTATATCGATAAACCGTTAGCCGATACGCTCGATCAGGCCGAAGCCCTGGTGGCACTGGCGGAAAAACAGCAACGCACCCTGATGGTCGGTTTTAACCGCCGGTTTGCACCGTTTTATCAAACCATCAAAGAACAAATGCCTGCCGCTGCTGCTGTCCGGTTTGAAAAACACCGCATTCATGGCATCAGCAACCCGGTGCGTTTTACGATGTTTGATGACTATCTGCATCTGCTGGATACCGTGCTCTGGTTGTGTGATGGCGATTTATCGCTGCTCGCCAGCCAAGTGAGCGCGACGGTGCAAGATGAGCTTATTTTTGCCGGCCATGTGTTCCGTCATGACAATAAGTTGATCACCACCGCCATGCACCGGGATGCCGGAACACAGGCAGAGCTGCTGGAAGTGATCACCCATGGCGCGGTGATGCGGGTACGCGACCTCAATCGGCTGGAAGAGGAACGGGATGGCAAAATCTGTGTCTCTACCGCCGGTAGCTGGCAAACCATCTTAGAGTTACGCGGCTTTACCCCGATGGTAGAACATTTCCTGGATTGTGTGGCCAATCAGACCGCCCCGAAAGTCAGTGGCGAACAGGCATTGATAGCACAACGTTGGATGGAAAAACTGCTGGCGCAGTAA
- a CDS encoding ATP-binding protein, translated as MSTDFPALWRRWSPQSITAQILLLALAGLILAQVLGLQIYRSERDEALGLVNSRNAMIRLSSVVRLLSSSPPELHEEILRASRSETLMMRIQDVPLSPSEHNQQYEDVLRRLLDYPNNLSVQISAERISEKLPPTMFQQMHQQMRDGQGHNRTGLPPPPFWQRDVRLYGSVELLDGRWLNFSSLADREPPTWSLSALLSLLLVALLIGAVLVVLLRRITRPLKLLVQQAEQFGRGAAIPPLSESGPLEVAETLAAFNRMQLRLNRFVQDRTQMLAAISHDLRTPLTSLRLRCEFLPDGEDRDRMLQTLAQMESMLHATLSFARDEHQGEENRNVDLVSLLHSLCDDYEDNGQPVECYAEGKRVYQCRPEVLRRVLQNLINNALKYAGDAEVSLESTATAILIRVRDHGEGIPDDQLEAVFKPFFRLDTARNTEDGSVGLGLAIARTLIHQHGGELRLSNAPDGGLLAEIQLPL; from the coding sequence ATGAGCACTGATTTTCCGGCCTTATGGCGTCGCTGGTCACCACAAAGCATTACAGCACAAATTCTGTTGCTGGCGCTGGCTGGGTTAATTCTGGCACAGGTATTAGGCTTACAAATTTATCGTTCTGAACGGGATGAAGCCTTGGGGTTGGTCAACAGCCGCAACGCCATGATCCGGCTCTCTTCGGTGGTGCGTCTACTCAGCAGTTCGCCACCAGAATTGCATGAAGAGATTTTACGCGCCAGTCGCAGTGAAACGCTGATGATGCGCATCCAGGATGTGCCATTATCACCTAGCGAACATAACCAGCAATATGAAGACGTGTTACGTCGCCTGCTCGATTATCCGAATAATCTCAGCGTGCAGATCAGCGCGGAACGGATTAGTGAAAAACTGCCACCCACTATGTTTCAGCAGATGCATCAGCAGATGCGTGATGGTCAGGGGCATAACCGTACCGGATTACCACCACCGCCGTTTTGGCAGCGCGATGTACGATTGTATGGCTCGGTGGAGTTGCTGGATGGCCGTTGGCTGAATTTCAGCTCACTGGCTGATCGGGAACCACCGACCTGGTCGCTGAGTGCGCTACTGAGTTTATTGCTGGTGGCCTTGCTGATTGGTGCCGTGCTGGTGGTGTTATTGCGTCGTATCACGCGGCCATTAAAACTGCTGGTACAACAGGCAGAACAGTTTGGCCGCGGGGCGGCCATTCCGCCCTTGAGTGAATCAGGCCCGCTGGAAGTGGCAGAAACATTGGCGGCATTTAACCGCATGCAATTACGTCTGAACCGCTTTGTGCAAGATCGCACGCAGATGCTGGCGGCGATTTCACATGATTTGCGCACCCCATTGACCAGCCTGCGTCTGCGCTGTGAATTCTTACCAGACGGTGAAGATCGTGACCGCATGCTGCAAACCCTGGCGCAGATGGAAAGCATGCTGCATGCGACCTTAAGTTTTGCCCGCGATGAACATCAGGGTGAAGAGAACCGTAATGTCGATCTGGTGAGTTTGTTGCACAGCCTGTGTGATGACTATGAAGACAATGGCCAGCCGGTGGAATGTTATGCCGAAGGCAAACGGGTCTATCAGTGCCGACCGGAAGTGTTGCGTCGGGTGCTGCAAAACCTGATCAATAATGCGCTGAAATATGCCGGTGATGCCGAAGTGTCGTTAGAATCCACAGCGACCGCGATTTTGATCCGTGTCCGCGACCATGGTGAAGGCATTCCGGACGATCAGCTGGAAGCGGTGTTTAAACCGTTTTTCCGCCTCGATACTGCGCGGAACACCGAAGATGGCAGCGTCGGTTTGGGACTGGCGATTGCGCGGACCCTGATCCATCAACATGGCGGTGAATTACGCCTGTCGAACGCGCCGGATGGCGGCTTGTTAGCGGAAATTCAGTTACCGCTTTAG
- the tatA gene encoding twin-arginine translocase TatA/TatE family subunit, whose translation MHFSVTELVLIAFIAIVLFGTKKVRMLGGDVGHAIRDFRKAMHEQPKTDDKPEAVVSEKIVSEKQGS comes from the coding sequence ATGCATTTCAGTGTGACGGAATTAGTGTTGATTGCCTTCATTGCCATTGTCTTATTTGGCACTAAAAAGGTTCGGATGTTAGGCGGCGATGTGGGCCATGCGATCCGTGACTTCCGCAAAGCGATGCACGAACAGCCGAAAACGGACGACAAACCAGAAGCTGTCGTTAGCGAAAAAATAGTTAGCGAAAAACAAGGCTCGTAA